The Budorcas taxicolor isolate Tak-1 chromosome 18, Takin1.1, whole genome shotgun sequence genome window below encodes:
- the LOC128063369 gene encoding zinc finger protein 829-like produces the protein MLENYRNLASLGLVVSKPDLVTFLEQMKNPWDVRSLETPRIHTGERPYKCTECGKAFNQKSCLTDHQRIHTGEKPYKCKECGKAFSRCSTLTQHQRIHTGEKPYKCKECGKAFSYYSALHEHQRIHSGEKPYKCKECRKAFSHYSTLIEHQSIHTGERPYKCKCCGKDFSKHSRLTRHQSIHTGERPYKCEDCGKAFRQHSCLTKHQLIHTGEKSYICKECGKAFSYHSTLTQHQRIHTGEKPYKCQECGKAFSHYSTLTQHQRIHTGEKPYKCIECVKAFSHYSNLTQHQRIHTGERPYKCKDCGKDFSKHSGLTCHQRIHTVEKP, from the exons ATGTTAGAGAACTACAGGAACCTGGCCTCCTTGG GTCTTGTGGTCTCTAAGCCAGACCTGGTCACCTTTCTGGAGCAAATGAAGAATCCCTGGGATGTAAGGAGCCTGGAGACGCCA CGCATTCACACTGGGGAGAGGCCTTATAAATGTACAgagtgtggcaaagcctttaatCAGAAGTCATGTCTTACTGAtcaccagagaattcatactggagagaaaccttataaatgtaaagaatgcgGAAAAGCCTTCAGTCGCTGCTCAACTCTTACTCAACACcagcgaattcatactggagagaagccttataaatgtaaagaatgtggaaaagccttcagttACTACTCAGCTCTTCATGAACACCAGCGAATTCAttctggagagaagccttataaatgtaaagaatgcaGAAAAGCCTTCAGTCACTACTCAACTCTTATTGAACACCAGAGTATTCATACTGGGGAGAGGCCTTATAAATGTAAGTGTTGTGGCAAAGACTTTAGCAAGCACTCACGTCTTACTCGCCATCAGAGtattcatactggagagaggcCTTATAAATGTGAGGATTGTGGCAAAGCGTTTAGACAGCACTCATGTCTTACTAAACATCAACTAATCCATACTGGAGAGAAATCTTATATATGTAAAGAATGCGGAAAAGCCTTCAGTTACCATTCAACTCTTACTCaacaccagagaattcatactggagagaagccttataaatgtcaagaatgtggaaaagccttcagtcACTACTCAACTCTTACTCAACACcagcgaattcatactggagagaagccttataaatgcATAGAATGTGTAAAAGCCTTCAGTCACTACTCAAATCTTACTCaacaccagagaattcatactggggagAGGCCTTATAAATGTAAGGATTGTGGCAAAGACTTTAGCAAGCACTCAGGTCTAACTtgccatcagagaattcatactgtaGAGAAACCTtag